The following proteins are encoded in a genomic region of Hymenobacter siberiensis:
- a CDS encoding TCR/Tet family MFS transporter — translation MSDKRSPALGFIFITILIDVIGLGIIIPVVPKLIQQLTGEGLSRAAIYSGWLTFAYAAAQFCFAPVVGGLSDKLGRRPVLLAALLGLGLDYVFLSFAPTLAWLFVGRVVAGITGASFTTATAYIADISTPEKRAQNFGMVGAAFGIGFIIGPAIGGLLAGYGARVPFMAAAGLSLCNFLYGFFVLPESLTPDKRRPFQWRRANPVASLLRLGKYPATLGLVAALVLLYLAGSATQSVWTFYTMLKFGWTERLVGISLAVVGLCTGLVQGGLVRVAIPKLGAARAIVIGLLCYTVGFVLFAFASQGWLMLAFIAPYCLGGIAGPALQSTISGQVPATEQGELQGALTSLISVTGVVGPLMMSYLFGEFTRKGAPVYFPGAPFMLGAVLALGSVALAVYSLKKHPPVAIGAAVAEAIPAH, via the coding sequence ATGTCTGATAAACGCTCGCCCGCACTGGGCTTCATTTTCATCACCATCCTGATTGATGTTATCGGGCTGGGCATCATCATTCCGGTGGTACCCAAGCTCATTCAGCAGCTAACGGGCGAAGGGCTGAGCCGGGCGGCGATTTATTCGGGCTGGCTGACGTTTGCCTACGCGGCGGCGCAGTTTTGCTTCGCGCCGGTGGTGGGCGGGCTCAGCGATAAGCTGGGGCGGCGGCCGGTGCTGCTGGCCGCGCTGCTGGGTTTGGGGCTCGACTACGTATTTCTGAGTTTTGCGCCCACGCTGGCCTGGCTGTTTGTGGGGCGCGTGGTGGCGGGCATCACGGGGGCCAGCTTCACTACGGCCACGGCCTACATTGCCGATATCAGTACGCCCGAGAAGCGGGCCCAGAACTTTGGAATGGTGGGCGCGGCGTTTGGCATTGGCTTCATCATCGGGCCGGCCATTGGCGGGCTGCTGGCCGGCTACGGGGCGCGGGTGCCATTTATGGCGGCGGCGGGGCTGAGCTTGTGCAATTTCCTGTACGGCTTTTTTGTGCTGCCGGAGTCGCTGACCCCCGACAAGCGCCGGCCGTTTCAGTGGCGACGGGCCAACCCCGTAGCCTCGCTGCTGCGGCTGGGCAAGTACCCCGCCACGCTGGGCCTGGTGGCCGCGCTGGTGCTGCTGTACCTGGCGGGCTCGGCCACGCAGTCGGTCTGGACGTTTTACACCATGCTCAAGTTTGGCTGGACCGAGCGGCTGGTGGGCATTTCGCTGGCCGTGGTGGGGCTGTGCACAGGGCTGGTGCAGGGCGGCCTGGTGCGGGTGGCCATTCCGAAGCTGGGCGCGGCCCGGGCCATCGTTATCGGGTTGCTGTGCTACACGGTGGGCTTCGTGCTGTTTGCCTTCGCCTCCCAGGGCTGGCTGATGCTCGCCTTCATTGCCCCCTATTGCCTGGGCGGCATTGCGGGGCCGGCGCTGCAAAGCACCATTTCGGGCCAGGTGCCAGCCACCGAACAGGGCGAGCTGCAGGGCGCACTCACCAGCCTCATCAGCGTAACGGGCGTAGTGGGGCCATTGATGATGAGCTACTTGTTTGGCGAATTTACCCGCAAAGGAGCCCCGGTTTATTTTCCGGGAGCGCCCTTCATGCTGGGGGCGGTACTGGCGCTGGGCAGCGTGGCGCTGGCCGTGTATTCGCTCAAAAAGCATCCACCGGTGGCCATCGGTGCGGCTGTGGCTGAGGCGATACCGGCGCACTAG
- a CDS encoding acyltransferase family protein encodes MPLPASTTTLVFRPELNGLRAVAVGVVVLQHWVRPPFPLGEIGPSLFFVLSGYLVSGIVWRYGAYAGAPGRWWPRVRIFYVRRALRIVPAYYLALAAGALLPLATLHEHPGWFMLLVNNVLIYKAKGWGDGIGHFWTIAVEAQFYLLWPFALGWLGRRLQGLLALALAGWCFRALWALWVQLDMVHLLLPSSLDLFALGGVLCLAEGAPWLVRLARGRYVLLAWLSWTALRFALDPGPWAAVWAISEGSVLALADFLTIGWLLHVPAAGRRLGLTKPAMQWLGQRSYGLYLYHLPLFVFWQRLVYHFVPDAAGRAAWMGPLPTLLVLGPVLAGLAAASWHFVEEPLDRLKNRFQYRKASQAVVAAH; translated from the coding sequence ATGCCCTTGCCTGCGTCTACTACTACCCTCGTCTTTCGGCCCGAGCTCAATGGCCTGCGGGCCGTGGCAGTGGGCGTGGTAGTGCTTCAGCACTGGGTGCGGCCTCCTTTTCCGCTTGGCGAAATCGGGCCGAGCTTATTTTTCGTGCTTAGCGGCTACCTCGTGTCAGGCATTGTCTGGCGCTATGGGGCTTATGCAGGCGCGCCAGGCCGGTGGTGGCCGCGGGTACGCATATTCTATGTGCGGCGGGCACTGCGCATTGTGCCCGCCTATTACCTGGCGTTGGCGGCCGGCGCGCTGCTGCCGCTGGCCACCCTGCATGAGCACCCCGGCTGGTTTATGCTGCTGGTAAATAATGTGTTGATTTATAAAGCAAAAGGCTGGGGCGATGGCATCGGTCATTTCTGGACTATTGCCGTCGAGGCGCAGTTTTACTTGCTATGGCCCTTTGCCCTGGGCTGGCTGGGCCGCCGCCTGCAGGGCCTGCTGGCACTGGCCCTTGCCGGCTGGTGCTTCCGGGCGCTGTGGGCACTGTGGGTGCAGTTGGATATGGTGCATTTGCTGTTGCCGTCCAGCCTCGATTTGTTTGCCTTGGGCGGCGTGCTTTGCTTGGCTGAGGGAGCGCCCTGGTTGGTCCGGCTAGCCCGGGGGCGCTATGTGCTGCTGGCTTGGCTGAGCTGGACCGCGCTCCGTTTTGCACTCGACCCCGGCCCGTGGGCTGCCGTGTGGGCCATAAGTGAGGGCTCGGTGCTGGCCCTGGCCGATTTCCTCACCATTGGCTGGCTGCTGCATGTGCCTGCGGCCGGCCGGCGTCTGGGCCTCACCAAGCCGGCCATGCAATGGCTGGGCCAGCGCAGCTATGGCCTCTACCTCTACCACCTGCCCCTGTTCGTATTCTGGCAGCGGCTGGTGTATCATTTCGTGCCCGATGCCGCCGGGCGCGCCGCCTGGATGGGGCCGCTGCCCACGCTGCTGGTGCTGGGCCCGGTGCTGGCCGGGCTGGCCGCCGCATCCTGGCATTTCGTGGAAGAACCCCTCGACCGGCTCAAGAACCGCTTCCAGTACCGCAAGGCTTCCCAAGCGGTAGTTGCCGCCCATTAG
- a CDS encoding methyltransferase domain-containing protein — translation MNPTPPPLPDKFFVRQDETPDAEFYHHPRFVTHIDDAAIAAVTQLYREYFAPDSTLLDLMSSWVSHLPADIAYRHVVGLGMNAAELRANPRLNAHVVQDLNAQPTLPFADQQFDGASICVSIDYLTQPVAVLRELARVLRPGAPLVITFSNRCFPSKAVAAWHALDDRGHLALVRQYLLAAGGWQAIELLDRSPQPPGHSDPLFAVVARTNAGLMP, via the coding sequence ATGAATCCCACTCCCCCACCGCTACCCGACAAATTCTTCGTTCGCCAGGACGAAACCCCCGACGCGGAGTTTTACCACCACCCGCGCTTCGTCACGCACATCGACGACGCAGCCATTGCCGCCGTCACCCAGCTCTACCGCGAGTACTTCGCGCCCGACAGCACGCTGCTCGATTTGATGAGCAGTTGGGTGAGCCACCTCCCGGCCGATATTGCCTACCGCCATGTAGTAGGACTGGGCATGAACGCCGCCGAGCTTCGCGCCAACCCACGCCTCAACGCCCACGTGGTGCAGGACCTGAACGCGCAACCCACCCTGCCCTTCGCCGACCAGCAATTCGACGGTGCCTCTATTTGCGTGTCCATCGACTACCTGACCCAGCCAGTAGCCGTGCTGCGCGAGCTGGCCCGCGTGCTGCGCCCCGGGGCCCCGTTGGTCATCACCTTCTCCAACCGCTGCTTTCCCAGCAAAGCCGTGGCCGCCTGGCATGCCCTCGACGACCGCGGCCACCTGGCCCTGGTGCGTCAGTATTTACTGGCCGCGGGCGGTTGGCAAGCCATTGAGCTGCTCGACCGCAGCCCGCAGCCGCCCGGCCATTCCGACCCGTTGTTTGCCGTGGTGGCCCGGACCAACGCCGGGCTCATGCCGTAA
- a CDS encoding BlaI/MecI/CopY family transcriptional regulator has product MATSLERLTQPEEDALRVLWPLPAGGFVKDVLDGLPAPPPPYTTLASTLRNLERKGYVRSEKLGNSYRFVPLITADDYQRRSLGTLVKQHFQNSYKDLVSFFAQENKVSTEDLQEIIRLIESKKED; this is encoded by the coding sequence ATGGCCACGTCCCTCGAACGCCTCACCCAACCCGAAGAAGACGCCCTGCGCGTGCTCTGGCCGCTGCCCGCCGGCGGCTTTGTTAAAGACGTGCTCGACGGCCTGCCCGCGCCGCCCCCGCCCTACACCACGCTGGCCAGCACCCTGCGCAACCTGGAGCGCAAGGGCTACGTGCGCAGCGAAAAGCTGGGCAACTCCTACCGCTTCGTGCCCCTGATAACGGCCGACGACTACCAGCGTCGCTCGCTGGGTACACTCGTAAAGCAGCATTTTCAGAACTCCTACAAGGACCTGGTGTCGTTTTTCGCGCAGGAAAACAAGGTGAGCACCGAGGATTTGCAGGAGATTATCCGGCTCATCGAAAGCAAAAAGGAGGATTAG
- a CDS encoding M56 family metallopeptidase gives MWTPILLYLLKANVALLLFAAAYFGLLRRLTFFTLNRAYLVFALLFAAGYPALPLPALLPAEATPTVVFALVGTTGAAPGAAPAGPAAPAVDWAAVGVALYAAGVAVLLARLLGQLLALGRLRARARPVVAHGLPVRALAEAVSPFSFWQTIYLNPALHPAPELAAVLRHEQVHVRQWHTLDVLLAQLALAVAWCNPAAWLLRRALLDNLEYLADEAVLKTGLVDRRAYQYSLLRLSHAAAAPSLVSSFTFPTLKNRVLMMNSPSSALAHSGRYLLALPLALGLALSVGAALSPAVAAPAAQAVVPGPAVYYLDGKLSDKATVDALDSKSIVFMNVLKEETARKVFGSATGGVVIVVTKAHENAAEVRALDDKIANVAPLVPGTETPAEVNVLTPTALAYITKTHPNSRIIGVTKLSYPNTGEVRYKVQLAEGTRPHYAYFDEKSNAVKP, from the coding sequence ATGTGGACGCCCATCCTGCTGTACCTGCTGAAGGCCAACGTGGCGCTACTGCTGTTTGCGGCGGCTTATTTCGGGCTGCTGCGGCGGCTCACGTTCTTCACCCTGAACCGGGCTTATCTGGTGTTTGCGCTGCTGTTTGCGGCCGGGTACCCGGCCCTGCCCCTGCCGGCGCTGCTGCCGGCCGAGGCCACTCCCACCGTAGTCTTTGCGTTGGTGGGGACTACGGGGGCCGCCCCCGGTGCCGCTCCGGCGGGGCCCGCGGCCCCAGCGGTAGATTGGGCCGCCGTGGGAGTGGCCTTGTACGCGGCGGGCGTGGCCGTGCTGCTGGCCCGGCTGCTGGGGCAGCTGCTGGCGCTGGGGCGGCTGCGAGCGCGGGCGCGGCCGGTGGTGGCCCACGGCCTGCCGGTGCGGGCGCTGGCCGAGGCCGTCAGCCCGTTTTCCTTCTGGCAAACCATTTACCTGAACCCCGCGCTGCACCCCGCCCCCGAGTTGGCCGCCGTGCTGCGCCACGAGCAGGTGCACGTACGCCAGTGGCACACCCTGGACGTGCTGCTGGCCCAGCTGGCCCTGGCAGTGGCCTGGTGCAACCCGGCGGCGTGGCTGCTGCGCCGCGCCCTGCTCGACAACCTCGAATACCTGGCCGATGAGGCCGTGCTCAAAACCGGCCTAGTTGACCGCCGCGCTTACCAATACAGCCTGCTGCGCCTCAGCCACGCAGCGGCGGCTCCTTCTCTCGTTTCCTCTTTCACATTTCCAACCCTCAAAAACCGTGTACTTATGATGAATTCCCCTTCCTCCGCATTGGCCCACTCCGGGCGCTACCTGCTGGCCCTACCGCTGGCCTTGGGCCTGGCCCTGAGTGTGGGCGCGGCGCTGTCGCCCGCCGTGGCAGCGCCGGCCGCCCAAGCAGTTGTGCCCGGCCCGGCCGTGTACTACCTCGATGGCAAGCTGAGCGACAAAGCCACGGTGGATGCCCTTGACTCCAAAAGCATTGTTTTCATGAACGTGCTGAAGGAAGAAACGGCCCGTAAGGTATTTGGCTCGGCGACGGGCGGCGTGGTTATCGTGGTCACGAAAGCCCACGAAAACGCGGCCGAGGTGCGGGCGCTGGATGACAAAATTGCCAACGTAGCGCCGCTGGTGCCCGGCACCGAAACGCCGGCCGAGGTGAATGTGCTCACGCCAACCGCCCTGGCTTACATCACCAAAACCCACCCCAACTCGCGCATCATCGGCGTTACAAAGCTGAGCTACCCCAACACGGGAGAAGTGCGCTACAAAGTGCAGCTGGCCGAAGGCACCCGGCCGCACTACGCCTACTTTGATGAGAAAAGCAACGCGGTGAAGCCGTAA